One window of Caldisericum exile AZM16c01 genomic DNA carries:
- a CDS encoding response regulator transcription factor, with amino-acid sequence MKRIAIIDDEKDIVDLASFYVEREGFKVDKYYTGDSFLNAIGSKKYDCIVLDLMLPNVDGLTILKTLKSREDTKDIPVIILTAKNSEGDMVLGLEMGANDYIPKPFSPRVLAAKVKAFVREGKKASLQAGDLTLDFANYLVYCKDKPVKLTPTEFRILKVLVEGKGKVFTREELLNEAFLHTVSPTERAVDVHIKSIRDKLHDCGKYIATIRGVGYKFQLEE; translated from the coding sequence ATGAAGAGAATAGCGATTATTGATGACGAAAAGGACATCGTTGATCTTGCCTCTTTTTATGTAGAGAGAGAGGGCTTTAAGGTCGACAAGTATTACACAGGCGATAGTTTCCTCAATGCAATTGGTTCGAAAAAGTATGATTGCATTGTGCTTGACCTAATGCTACCCAATGTAGATGGCCTTACAATTCTTAAAACCCTTAAGTCACGTGAGGACACCAAGGACATTCCTGTTATTATTCTTACGGCAAAAAATTCTGAAGGAGATATGGTACTTGGTCTTGAAATGGGCGCAAATGATTACATCCCAAAGCCATTCTCACCAAGAGTGCTTGCTGCAAAAGTAAAGGCATTTGTGAGAGAAGGAAAGAAGGCATCACTTCAAGCTGGTGATCTTACCCTTGATTTTGCAAATTATCTTGTCTATTGCAAAGACAAACCTGTAAAACTTACGCCAACAGAATTTAGAATTTTAAAAGTACTTGTCGAAGGAAAGGGTAAAGTCTTCACAAGAGAAGAACTACTTAATGAAGCATTCTTGCACACTGTATCTCCCACGGAGCGAGCTGTTGACGTGCATATTAAGAGTATCAGAGACAAACTGCATGATTGCGGTAAGTACATTGCAACAATAAGGGGGGTTGGCTACAAATTCCAATTAGAAGAATAA
- a CDS encoding DUF763 domain-containing protein, which translates to MRQGYVELPLHGGNAPPWLFKRMEKLAKYLSIAIVDFFGIEEYLKRLSDPIWFQSFGCLLGFDWHSSGLTTTTTGAIISGLSDESKNLGLFFAGGKGARAIDTPNHINRILEQGLIDLELANSLKRTSRLVAKVDSSCIQDGYKLYHHFLVFDKFGNWTIIQQGMKESKHYARRYHWNSFGLKSLVNDPHKGIITAKFETPLNLVDSSIVETQKRMVQLASDKNFSKEIRNIKFPSHHPIYESDFDKERLSKIFSAVSELNPKDFEELLLVKGVGEKSLRALALSSHLIFGSSLSFKDPATFSFAHGGKDGYPYPVMRDIYDKTIEVFETAIKKAKLSELEKEKLLSKLKSLVV; encoded by the coding sequence ATGAGACAAGGATATGTTGAATTACCTTTGCATGGCGGGAATGCACCTCCGTGGCTTTTTAAAAGAATGGAGAAGTTAGCAAAGTACCTATCTATTGCTATTGTTGATTTTTTTGGGATAGAAGAATATCTTAAGCGTCTTTCTGATCCTATATGGTTTCAATCCTTTGGCTGTCTTCTTGGGTTTGATTGGCATAGTTCGGGACTTACAACCACTACCACAGGTGCAATTATCTCTGGCTTGTCAGATGAAAGTAAAAATTTAGGACTATTTTTTGCAGGTGGAAAAGGTGCAAGAGCAATAGATACACCGAATCATATTAATAGAATACTTGAACAAGGTTTGATAGATCTGGAGCTTGCTAATTCATTGAAAAGAACCTCTCGTCTTGTTGCAAAAGTTGATTCTTCGTGTATTCAAGATGGCTATAAACTTTACCATCACTTTTTAGTTTTCGATAAATTTGGAAATTGGACAATTATTCAACAAGGAATGAAAGAAAGCAAGCACTATGCAAGAAGATACCACTGGAACTCTTTTGGCCTCAAAAGTTTAGTTAATGATCCACATAAAGGAATAATTACCGCAAAATTTGAAACTCCGTTGAATCTTGTCGATAGTAGCATTGTTGAAACACAAAAGAGAATGGTTCAGCTTGCAAGCGATAAAAACTTTTCAAAAGAAATAAGGAACATCAAATTTCCCTCACATCATCCAATTTACGAAAGCGATTTTGATAAAGAGCGTCTTTCCAAAATTTTTAGTGCCGTTTCGGAGTTAAATCCCAAGGATTTTGAGGAACTACTTCTTGTAAAAGGTGTTGGTGAGAAGAGTTTACGTGCACTTGCACTTTCCTCACATTTAATTTTTGGTTCTTCTCTTTCATTTAAAGATCCTGCAACATTTTCATTTGCGCATGGCGGAAAAGATGGATATCCTTATCCTGTTATGAGAGATATTTATGATAAAACTATTGAGGTGTTTGAAACGGCTATAAAAAAAGCAAAACTTTCGGAACTCGAAAAAGAGAAACTTCTTTCAAAATTGAAGAGCCTTGTAGTATGA
- a CDS encoding IMPACT family protein, with protein sequence MKYKTVDGVVVKNVIKRSTFIATVKRVSSMSEVESLLRGIKAQYKDANHNPYAYRLVSGESHYSDDGEPSGSAGLPIFNAIRHFDVYNVCVVVTRYFGGIKLGIPGLIEAYGKTAEFAISSAKIVEEKTMKTFEITFPYKSFNYVNYVLNKVQAEIIKREFNEIGLVIAKVDEDMFDDFTNLLKKEGSISFKILSF encoded by the coding sequence ATGAAATACAAAACAGTCGACGGTGTCGTTGTGAAAAATGTAATAAAGAGATCAACTTTTATAGCAACTGTTAAAAGGGTTTCAAGTATGTCCGAAGTTGAAAGTTTATTAAGGGGTATAAAAGCGCAGTATAAGGATGCAAATCATAATCCTTATGCTTATAGACTCGTCTCGGGGGAAAGCCATTACTCTGATGATGGAGAGCCGAGTGGCTCGGCGGGGCTTCCAATTTTTAATGCGATAAGACACTTTGATGTGTATAATGTTTGTGTCGTTGTTACCAGGTATTTTGGAGGGATTAAATTAGGAATTCCTGGACTTATTGAGGCGTATGGAAAGACTGCAGAATTTGCGATTAGCAGTGCGAAAATTGTTGAGGAAAAGACAATGAAAACCTTTGAGATAACATTTCCGTATAAGTCGTTTAATTATGTTAACTATGTTTTAAACAAAGTTCAAGCCGAAATTATAAAAAGAGAGTTTAATGAAATAGGTTTGGTAATTGCAAAAGTTGACGAAGATATGTTTGATGACTTTACAAATTTACTTAAAAAGGAAGGAAGTATTTCTTTTAAGATTTTAAGTTTTTAA
- the rpsP gene encoding 30S ribosomal protein S16, translating into MATKIKLARVGAPHRAFYRVIVSDSRFATDSKVIEIVGHWNPVVEPEELVFNKEKVLDWLKKGAQPTESVVNLLKRAKIWDEYLKLKGGK; encoded by the coding sequence TTGGCTACAAAAATTAAGCTTGCAAGAGTTGGAGCACCTCATCGAGCATTTTATAGGGTTATTGTTTCCGACTCTCGTTTTGCAACTGATAGTAAGGTAATTGAAATTGTTGGACACTGGAATCCTGTTGTTGAACCTGAAGAACTTGTTTTCAACAAGGAAAAGGTTCTTGATTGGCTGAAAAAAGGCGCACAGCCCACTGAAAGTGTTGTTAATCTTCTAAAACGTGCAAAAATTTGGGACGAGTACCTAAAACTCAAAGGAGGTAAGTGA
- a CDS encoding KH domain-containing protein has protein sequence MKELIETIVKALVDKPEEVKVTEVAGETAVIYEIKVADSDIGKVIGKQGKTANALRTIVKAASSKIGKAASIQINSKPRGA, from the coding sequence ATGAAAGAACTTATTGAAACTATTGTTAAGGCTTTGGTTGACAAGCCAGAGGAAGTTAAAGTTACAGAAGTTGCAGGTGAAACTGCAGTTATTTACGAAATTAAAGTTGCAGATTCCGATATCGGAAAAGTAATCGGAAAGCAGGGAAAAACTGCAAACGCACTTAGAACAATCGTAAAAGCAGCATCCTCAAAGATTGGAAAAGCTGCAAGTATTCAGATTAACTCCAAGCCAAGAGGAGCATAA
- a CDS encoding YlqD family protein: protein MSVLHLKQNVIVKVIVTEKFKEDFKRELSRQLEAAEGKARELKSSLARLVIESAGIQNPTYVESLKARIEEERMLQEAIASDLREKIKEVESLTPDSIYPYTVIEGLVDVDVGDNLFKKIAGVEVLIKDGVVIEIKEGT, encoded by the coding sequence ATGAGTGTGCTTCACCTTAAGCAAAATGTAATAGTTAAAGTAATAGTAACCGAAAAGTTTAAGGAAGATTTTAAGAGAGAGCTTTCAAGACAGTTGGAGGCAGCCGAAGGAAAGGCGCGTGAGTTAAAATCTTCTCTTGCGCGCCTTGTTATTGAAAGTGCAGGAATTCAAAATCCAACATATGTAGAAAGTCTCAAAGCAAGAATTGAAGAAGAAAGAATGCTTCAAGAGGCAATTGCATCTGATTTGAGGGAAAAGATAAAGGAAGTAGAGTCTCTTACTCCTGATAGCATATATCCTTATACAGTTATTGAAGGCTTAGTTGATGTTGATGTTGGTGATAACTTATTTAAAAAAATTGCAGGTGTTGAGGTCCTTATAAAAGACGGCGTTGTTATAGAAATTAAAGAAGGCACCTAA
- the trmD gene encoding tRNA (guanosine(37)-N1)-methyltransferase TrmD, which produces MEVHFLTIFPDFFECAKAFGLFKVAIDRSILSYYVHNLRDFTKDKHKTTDDTPYGGGAGMVMLVEPIVKGIESIEGTYGKQFKILTSPQGIKLDENLAKEISQKEKLLFIPTHYEGVDERVMDYIDIEISIGDYVLSGGEIASLVILDAALRLVEGLLHNKESLSEETFENNLLEYPQYTRPYDFRGETVPDVLRSGNHREIEKFRKKESLRRTLLKRPDLLLKHNFTDEEIKLLKEIQKEIEEIIRRLT; this is translated from the coding sequence ATGGAAGTCCATTTTCTTACCATCTTTCCTGATTTTTTTGAATGTGCAAAGGCATTTGGCCTTTTTAAAGTTGCAATAGATCGTTCAATTTTATCGTATTATGTTCACAACCTAAGAGATTTCACAAAAGATAAACACAAGACTACTGATGATACGCCTTATGGTGGTGGTGCAGGTATGGTTATGCTTGTTGAGCCAATCGTAAAAGGTATAGAATCTATTGAAGGAACTTATGGCAAACAGTTCAAAATTCTTACATCACCTCAAGGTATAAAACTTGATGAGAACCTTGCTAAGGAAATTTCTCAAAAGGAAAAATTGCTCTTTATCCCTACCCACTATGAGGGCGTAGATGAACGTGTTATGGATTACATTGATATTGAAATTTCGATTGGTGATTATGTGCTTAGTGGTGGTGAAATTGCATCACTTGTAATTCTGGATGCTGCTTTGAGACTTGTGGAAGGCCTATTACATAACAAAGAGTCTTTATCTGAAGAAACTTTTGAGAATAATCTTCTTGAATATCCACAATATACACGCCCCTATGATTTTAGAGGAGAAACTGTCCCAGATGTTCTGAGGAGTGGTAATCATAGGGAAATAGAAAAATTTAGGAAGAAAGAGTCTCTTAGAAGAACTTTACTTAAAAGGCCTGATTTGCTTTTAAAACACAATTTTACAGATGAAGAAATAAAATTGCTTAAGGAGATACAGAAAGAAATCGAAGAAATTATAAGGAGACTAACATGA
- a CDS encoding RNA methyltransferase — protein MIKLYMALLHYPAYNKNREIVATSIVIHDLHDMSRAARTYGVKTFYIVQPMEEQKKVVSRIVHFWQTVGYEYNPNRLEAISVIDVKDSLFDVIKEIEEKEGVRPFIIGTSAKERNNIVTYEFVAKELKNNRPILICFGTGWGIPEEFEKNFDGFLPPIIGITDFNHLSVRSATSIILDRIITSFKSISFPSSTD, from the coding sequence ATGATTAAATTATACATGGCACTTCTTCACTATCCTGCCTATAACAAGAACAGAGAAATTGTTGCAACAAGTATAGTTATTCATGACTTGCACGACATGTCAAGAGCAGCACGGACATACGGAGTGAAAACTTTTTATATAGTGCAACCAATGGAAGAGCAGAAGAAAGTTGTCTCCCGTATTGTTCATTTTTGGCAAACTGTTGGGTACGAATACAATCCCAATAGATTAGAAGCAATTTCAGTTATTGATGTAAAGGATTCCCTCTTTGATGTAATTAAGGAAATCGAAGAGAAAGAAGGCGTTCGTCCTTTTATTATTGGGACATCTGCAAAGGAAAGAAATAATATAGTAACGTATGAGTTTGTTGCAAAGGAGTTAAAAAATAACAGACCTATACTTATATGTTTTGGCACAGGGTGGGGAATACCAGAAGAATTCGAGAAAAATTTTGATGGCTTCTTGCCACCAATTATTGGTATTACCGATTTCAATCACCTTTCGGTAAGAAGTGCCACTTCAATTATTCTTGATAGAATAATTACGAGTTTTAAATCTATTTCTTTTCCATCTTCAACGGATTAA
- a CDS encoding DMT family transporter produces the protein MEKKTGLWVNVSLFLLFLVWANSYTFIKIAERQLEPVSLVLARFFIIFPFLFLFKDFYTGLKKIQSIADFLKILFVGLLIVPSYHIFLNTAETMINASVAALVAGFSPVITGILSSIILKEKLEKKRIVGLIISLVGVITLTYGISHKFEVKNSLGVLLSLSSVTSWALATVTSKSLYKKFKPIEVNTLGLFFGTLALIPFAKAMFVQQIFTMNTQTLIAVLYLGVLCILIGYAVWFKALEYKEASTTATFIYLNPIIGSLSGVIFLKEPMNFVMILGGVTIILGLFFVNPLKMEKK, from the coding sequence ATGGAAAAGAAAACCGGCTTATGGGTCAATGTGAGCCTCTTTTTACTTTTTCTTGTGTGGGCAAATTCATACACATTTATTAAAATTGCAGAAAGACAACTTGAACCTGTTTCGCTTGTCTTAGCAAGATTTTTTATAATATTTCCTTTTTTGTTTTTGTTTAAGGATTTTTATACAGGTCTTAAGAAAATACAATCCATTGCAGACTTTTTAAAGATATTGTTTGTAGGACTTCTCATCGTTCCTTCATATCACATATTTTTAAACACAGCTGAAACAATGATTAATGCATCTGTTGCAGCACTTGTTGCAGGCTTTAGCCCAGTAATTACAGGTATACTTTCGTCAATTATTCTCAAAGAAAAACTTGAAAAGAAAAGGATAGTAGGATTAATAATTTCTCTCGTAGGAGTTATTACTCTTACATATGGTATCTCACATAAATTTGAAGTGAAAAATTCACTTGGGGTTTTACTAAGTTTATCATCTGTAACCTCCTGGGCGCTTGCAACAGTTACTTCAAAATCCCTTTACAAGAAGTTTAAGCCAATTGAGGTAAATACACTTGGATTATTTTTTGGAACTCTTGCTCTTATTCCTTTTGCAAAAGCAATGTTCGTTCAACAAATATTTACTATGAATACGCAAACTTTAATTGCAGTTCTTTATCTGGGTGTTTTATGTATTCTCATAGGCTATGCTGTTTGGTTTAAGGCACTTGAATATAAAGAGGCTTCGACAACCGCAACATTTATATATTTGAATCCTATAATTGGGAGTTTAAGCGGTGTTATCTTCCTAAAAGAGCCAATGAATTTTGTAATGATATTGGGAGGAGTAACGATAATACTGGGACTTTTCTTTGTTAATCCGTTGAAGATGGAAAAGAAATAG
- the rplS gene encoding 50S ribosomal protein L19 produces MKDILKEVEKEYLKERPNFNVGDTIRVHAIVKEGGKERVQVFEGVVIAKKGGGINETFTVRKVSYGVGVERVFPLHSPLIKKIEIKRKGDVRRAKLYYLRERLGKAQNVKEKVESAAKAQSETTQEENIEN; encoded by the coding sequence ATGAAGGACATTTTGAAAGAGGTAGAGAAGGAATATTTAAAAGAAAGACCTAACTTTAATGTTGGTGATACCATTAGAGTGCATGCGATTGTGAAAGAAGGCGGAAAAGAAAGAGTTCAGGTCTTTGAAGGAGTAGTCATTGCAAAAAAAGGCGGCGGCATTAACGAAACTTTCACTGTAAGGAAGGTTTCATATGGAGTTGGTGTAGAAAGAGTTTTCCCTCTACATTCCCCATTAATTAAGAAGATTGAAATTAAAAGAAAAGGTGATGTAAGAAGAGCAAAACTATATTACCTAAGGGAAAGACTTGGTAAGGCACAAAATGTAAAAGAAAAGGTTGAAAGCGCTGCAAAAGCACAAAGCGAAACTACCCAAGAGGAAAATATTGAGAACTAA
- the lepB gene encoding signal peptidase I, with protein sequence MSDFQKELKSWIILIIVAFLISFVLRAYVIQPFRVQMTSMVATLEPNDLVLVEKITYRFSKPHRGDVVVFIPPNNPKDKYIKRVIGLPGETIYIKNDTVYIDGKPLKEPYLNSPMADMEPVKVPDGSVFVMGDNRSVSLDSRVFGPIKISSIIGRAILIYWPINHFQFLLAYSGENP encoded by the coding sequence ATGAGTGATTTTCAAAAAGAACTGAAAAGTTGGATTATTTTAATAATAGTTGCGTTCTTAATATCTTTTGTGCTAAGGGCATACGTTATTCAACCATTTAGGGTGCAGATGACCTCAATGGTTGCAACCCTTGAACCTAACGACCTTGTACTTGTCGAAAAAATAACATATAGGTTTTCTAAGCCCCACAGGGGGGATGTTGTTGTTTTTATCCCCCCAAATAATCCCAAAGATAAGTACATTAAAAGAGTTATAGGTCTTCCAGGCGAAACAATTTATATTAAAAACGATACTGTATACATTGACGGGAAGCCTTTAAAAGAACCTTATCTCAATTCGCCAATGGCAGACATGGAGCCTGTAAAAGTTCCCGATGGTTCTGTATTCGTTATGGGTGATAATAGGTCTGTCAGTCTTGATTCAAGGGTATTTGGTCCCATAAAAATTTCGAGTATTATAGGCCGAGCAATTCTTATATACTGGCCTATAAATCATTTCCAATTTCTCCTTGCGTACAGTGGGGAAAATCCTTAG
- a CDS encoding ribonuclease HII, with translation MGKILRIGIDEVGRGPLAGPVVSAAIIIYRKIDGVKDSKKLTPKRRENLFTQIIESAVAFGIGVASSEEIDTLNILNATFLSMKRALENLFLTYEKKVGSFDSKGILLLVDGNKKIPELPYKQTSIISGDNLVYEISCASIIAKTYRDNIMVAFSKEFPQYGFERNKGYGTREHIEAILKFGLSPIHRKKFVRGINGVSLFG, from the coding sequence GTGGGGAAAATCCTTAGAATAGGAATTGACGAAGTAGGGCGTGGACCACTGGCAGGTCCTGTTGTATCTGCTGCTATCATAATCTATCGCAAAATAGATGGTGTGAAGGATAGTAAGAAACTTACTCCAAAAAGAAGGGAAAATCTCTTTACTCAAATTATTGAATCTGCAGTTGCATTTGGGATTGGCGTTGCATCCAGTGAAGAAATTGATACTCTAAATATCCTTAATGCAACTTTTCTTTCAATGAAAAGAGCATTGGAGAATTTGTTTTTAACCTATGAGAAAAAAGTCGGTTCTTTTGATTCCAAAGGCATTTTATTATTAGTTGATGGAAATAAAAAAATCCCAGAATTACCTTACAAGCAGACGAGCATTATCTCTGGGGATAATCTTGTCTATGAGATAAGTTGTGCTTCAATTATTGCAAAGACTTATCGAGACAATATAATGGTTGCCTTTTCAAAAGAGTTTCCTCAATATGGTTTTGAAAGAAACAAAGGTTATGGGACAAGAGAGCATATTGAGGCAATTTTAAAATTTGGACTTAGTCCAATACATAGAAAAAAATTCGTAAGAGGAATTAACGGTGTTTCGCTCTTTGGGTAA
- a CDS encoding YraN family protein: MGKEGEDLATKYLISRGFKILERNFRTPFGEIDIIAVKDGKLHFIEVKTRSSENFGRGAEAVDKRKLSHIVSSINFYLKGRNFDYEIGILDILKVGNDFEINYIRDIF, encoded by the coding sequence TTGGGTAAGGAAGGCGAAGATCTTGCAACAAAATACCTTATTTCAAGAGGTTTCAAAATTCTTGAGCGAAATTTCAGGACGCCTTTTGGAGAGATAGACATTATTGCAGTAAAGGATGGGAAATTGCACTTTATTGAAGTGAAAACAAGGAGCAGTGAAAATTTTGGCAGAGGTGCTGAAGCCGTAGATAAGCGAAAATTGAGCCACATTGTTAGTTCGATTAATTTTTATCTAAAAGGTAGAAACTTTGATTACGAAATTGGAATTTTAGATATACTTAAAGTAGGAAATGATTTTGAAATTAATTATATTAGAGATATTTTTTAA